A stretch of Elusimicrobiota bacterium DNA encodes these proteins:
- a CDS encoding ABC transporter ATP-binding protein: MNDAPAVSARGLGKRFGAVPVLTDLAFDVRPGERVCVWGPSGAGKSTLLHVLGLMTPPTAGTLSLFGRDVGGLSVAERARWRNEKIGFLFQFHHLLPDLSLLENVMIPLLIRRRSPDEAASRSRDLLVRLGLGHRLDHRPADASGGERQRAALARALVGEPALLLADEPTGNLDRGIGREVEALMNEEARARGATLIVVTHDETLAAHMDRRLGLVDGRLADPVPGPAR; the protein is encoded by the coding sequence ATGAACGACGCGCCGGCGGTGTCGGCGAGAGGGCTGGGCAAACGTTTCGGCGCCGTCCCGGTGCTGACGGACTTGGCCTTCGACGTGCGCCCGGGGGAGCGGGTCTGCGTTTGGGGCCCGTCGGGGGCGGGGAAATCCACCCTCCTTCACGTGCTGGGTCTCATGACCCCGCCCACCGCCGGAACCCTGAGCCTCTTCGGACGGGACGTCGGCGGTCTTTCCGTGGCGGAGCGGGCCCGCTGGCGGAACGAAAAGATCGGTTTTCTGTTCCAGTTCCACCACCTCCTGCCGGATTTGTCCCTCCTCGAAAATGTTATGATTCCCCTTCTCATCCGACGGCGGTCTCCCGACGAAGCGGCGTCCCGCTCCCGGGACCTGCTGGTCCGGTTGGGCCTGGGGCACCGGCTGGACCACCGTCCGGCGGACGCGTCGGGAGGCGAACGTCAGCGCGCCGCGCTGGCCCGCGCTCTGGTGGGCGAACCCGCTTTGCTGTTGGCCGACGAACCCACCGGCAATCTGGACCGCGGCATCGGCCGCGAGGTGGAAGCCCTGATGAACGAGGAAGCGCGCGCCCGGGGCGCCACCTTGATCGTGGTGACGCACGACGAAACGTTGGCCGCGCACATGGACCGGCGGCTGGGACTGGTGGACGGCCGCTTGGCCGACCCGGTTCCGGGACCCGCCCGGTGA
- the ilvE gene encoding branched-chain-amino-acid transaminase produces MIYLNGRLVPKEQAVVSVFDHGLLYGDGVFEGIRAYNGRVFRLKEHLERLYRSARAIVLEIGLPIAEMEKAVLDTLRANNLRDAYIRLVVTRGVGDLGLDPKKCPKATVFIIADRIALYPPECYTDGLEVNTVSTRRNSSQALNPNIKSLNYLNNILAKIEAGLSGAREAIMLSLEGYVAECTGDNIFFIKGNRLVTPPTVAGALEGITRAVVWDLASVAGLAPEEMLFTPFDLFTADEVFLTGTAAEVIPVVRIDARTIGAGRPGPKTQKLIQAFRELAAREGTPI; encoded by the coding sequence ATGATTTACTTGAACGGTCGCTTGGTTCCCAAGGAACAGGCCGTGGTCTCCGTGTTCGACCACGGGCTCCTCTACGGCGACGGCGTGTTCGAAGGCATTCGCGCCTACAACGGCCGGGTGTTCCGGTTGAAGGAACATTTGGAGCGCCTCTACCGCTCGGCGCGGGCCATCGTGTTGGAAATCGGCCTGCCCATCGCGGAGATGGAAAAAGCCGTCCTGGACACTCTGCGCGCCAACAATTTGCGGGACGCCTACATCCGCCTGGTCGTGACCCGGGGCGTGGGCGATCTGGGCCTCGACCCGAAGAAGTGTCCCAAGGCCACGGTGTTCATCATCGCCGACCGCATCGCCCTGTACCCGCCGGAATGCTACACCGACGGTTTGGAGGTCAACACGGTGTCGACCCGGCGCAATTCCAGCCAGGCGCTCAATCCGAACATCAAATCGCTGAATTATTTGAACAACATTCTGGCGAAGATCGAAGCCGGCCTCTCGGGCGCCCGGGAAGCCATCATGCTCTCCCTGGAAGGCTACGTGGCGGAATGCACGGGGGACAACATTTTTTTCATCAAAGGCAACCGCCTGGTGACGCCGCCCACGGTGGCCGGGGCCCTGGAAGGCATCACGCGGGCCGTGGTCTGGGACCTGGCGTCCGTCGCCGGGCTCGCGCCCGAGGAAATGCTCTTTACGCCCTTCGACCTGTTCACGGCCGACGAGGTCTTTTTGACGGGAACGGCCGCGGAAGTCATCCCGGTGGTCCGCATCGACGCCCGCACCATCGGCGCGGGCCGTCCGGGCCCGAAAACGCAAAAGCTCATCCAGGCGTTCCGGGAATTGGCCGCCCGCGAGGGGACGCCGATTTAA
- a CDS encoding ATP-dependent Clp protease ATP-binding subunit, with protein sequence MSNRFTERAQRVILIAQEEAKRLNHDYVGTEHLLLGLIALGEGVAAQVMANLGVDLRRVRAEIEKIVGTGDNVMLLGEIPFTPRAKKVLELAVEEAQNMGHNYVGTEHLLLGLIREEEGVAARVLENIGVRLDVVREEVISLLGEGQAGAQGAPGGSQPPAHHQTPARTKSKTPTLDEFGRDLTLMAKDGKLDPVIGRETEIERVIQILLRRTKNNPVLIGDPGVGKTAIVEGLAQRLSSDEAPELLQGKRVMTLDLAAVVAGTKYRGEFEQRLKNIMEEIRRAKNHIILFIDELHTVIGAGAAEGAIDASNMLKPSLARGELQCIGATTLDEYRKYIEHDAALERRFQPIVVDPPSVEDTVKILKGLKDRYETHHKVKFEDSALSAAAELSDRYITDRFLPDKAIDLIDEAGSRSRLQVTQRPQELKDREGEIDKVTKDKEAAIAAQEYEKAAKLRDKEKEMRRQMEEARKNWREKRDATVPVVVGEDIAAVVSKWTGIPTTKLTETEQEKLIHMEAELHKRLIGQQEAIVSISQAIRRSRTGLKDPKKPIGSFIFLGPTGVGKTELARALAEFLFGNEEALIRIDMSEYMEKFAVSRLIGAPPGYVGYEEGGQLTEAVRRKPYSVVLLDEIEKAHPDTFNILLQMMDDGALSDNLGHRVSFKNTVIIMTSNVGARLISKGKSLGFLVQEDAAKDYAAMKDTVMEEVKKAFNPEFLNRLDDIIVFHPLTREDSRKILDLMLARVSKKLAVQGFTVDLTEEARAFLVDKGFDPNYGARPLQRSIQRLLEDPLAEDILSRKIAAGTSVFVDLDSQGQKLSFSTTPPQKAVKSGG encoded by the coding sequence ATGTCCAACCGATTCACCGAACGCGCGCAACGAGTCATTCTGATCGCCCAGGAAGAAGCCAAACGCCTCAACCACGACTACGTGGGCACGGAGCATTTGCTGTTGGGGCTGATCGCCCTGGGCGAAGGCGTGGCGGCCCAGGTGATGGCCAACTTGGGCGTCGACTTGCGGCGCGTGCGCGCGGAAATCGAAAAAATCGTCGGCACCGGGGACAACGTCATGCTCCTCGGCGAAATCCCCTTCACCCCCCGCGCCAAAAAAGTGTTGGAACTGGCCGTCGAAGAAGCCCAGAACATGGGCCACAATTACGTGGGCACCGAACACCTCCTCCTGGGGCTCATTCGGGAAGAGGAGGGCGTCGCGGCCCGCGTTCTGGAAAACATCGGCGTTCGTTTGGACGTCGTCCGCGAAGAAGTGATCTCGCTTTTGGGCGAGGGACAAGCCGGCGCCCAGGGCGCTCCCGGCGGTTCCCAACCCCCGGCGCACCACCAAACCCCGGCCCGGACCAAATCGAAAACCCCGACCCTCGATGAATTCGGCCGGGATCTCACTCTGATGGCCAAGGACGGCAAGCTGGATCCCGTCATCGGCCGCGAAACCGAAATCGAGCGCGTCATCCAGATTTTGCTCCGCCGCACGAAGAACAACCCGGTCCTGATCGGGGACCCCGGGGTGGGCAAGACCGCCATCGTGGAAGGTCTGGCCCAGCGCCTGTCCTCCGACGAAGCCCCCGAACTTCTCCAGGGCAAGCGGGTCATGACCCTGGATTTGGCGGCGGTCGTGGCCGGCACCAAATACCGCGGCGAATTCGAGCAGCGGCTCAAAAACATCATGGAAGAAATCCGCCGCGCGAAAAATCACATCATCCTTTTCATCGACGAGCTTCACACGGTGATCGGCGCGGGCGCCGCCGAAGGGGCCATCGACGCCTCCAACATGCTGAAGCCCTCCCTGGCCCGGGGCGAACTCCAGTGCATCGGCGCCACCACCCTGGACGAATACCGGAAGTACATCGAACACGACGCGGCCCTGGAACGCCGGTTCCAGCCCATCGTCGTCGACCCGCCGTCGGTCGAAGACACCGTGAAGATTTTAAAGGGCCTCAAAGACCGCTACGAAACCCACCACAAGGTCAAGTTCGAGGATTCGGCGCTTTCGGCCGCGGCGGAATTGTCCGACCGCTACATCACCGACCGGTTCCTGCCGGACAAAGCCATCGATTTGATCGACGAAGCCGGCAGCCGTTCGCGGCTTCAAGTCACCCAGCGTCCCCAGGAATTGAAGGACCGCGAGGGGGAGATCGACAAAGTCACCAAGGACAAGGAAGCCGCCATCGCCGCCCAGGAATACGAGAAAGCGGCCAAGCTGCGCGACAAAGAAAAGGAAATGCGCCGGCAGATGGAAGAGGCGCGCAAAAATTGGCGCGAGAAACGGGACGCCACGGTGCCCGTCGTGGTCGGCGAGGACATCGCCGCCGTCGTCTCCAAATGGACCGGCATCCCCACCACCAAATTGACCGAGACCGAGCAGGAAAAGCTGATCCACATGGAAGCCGAACTCCACAAGCGCCTGATCGGCCAACAGGAAGCCATCGTGTCGATCAGCCAGGCCATCCGGCGAAGCCGAACCGGTTTGAAGGATCCGAAGAAACCCATCGGCAGCTTCATTTTCCTGGGCCCCACCGGCGTCGGAAAAACCGAATTGGCCCGGGCCCTGGCGGAATTCCTCTTCGGCAACGAAGAGGCCTTGATCCGCATCGACATGTCGGAATACATGGAAAAATTCGCGGTGTCGCGCCTCATCGGCGCGCCCCCGGGCTACGTGGGGTACGAAGAGGGCGGCCAATTGACGGAGGCCGTCCGTCGGAAACCCTATTCGGTCGTGCTTTTGGACGAGATCGAAAAAGCGCACCCGGACACCTTCAACATTCTGCTCCAAATGATGGACGACGGCGCCCTGTCGGACAATCTGGGCCACCGGGTGAGCTTCAAAAACACGGTCATCATCATGACCTCCAACGTCGGGGCGCGGTTGATTTCCAAGGGGAAATCCCTGGGCTTCCTCGTGCAGGAGGACGCGGCCAAGGACTACGCCGCCATGAAAGACACCGTCATGGAAGAGGTCAAGAAAGCCTTCAACCCGGAATTTTTGAACCGGTTGGACGACATCATCGTTTTCCATCCTCTCACCCGGGAAGACAGCCGGAAGATTTTGGACCTCATGCTGGCCCGCGTTTCCAAAAAACTCGCGGTCCAGGGTTTCACCGTCGATCTGACCGAAGAGGCCCGGGCGTTCCTGGTGGACAAAGGGTTCGACCCCAATTACGGGGCCCGGCCGCTGCAACGGTCCATTCAGCGTCTTCTGGAAGACCCCCTGGCCGAGGACATCCTCTCGCGGAAGATCGCGGCGGGGACGTCGGTTTTCGTGGATTTGGATTCCCAAGGCCAGAAGCTCTCCTTCTCCACCACCCCTCCTCAAAAAGCCGTCAAGAGCGGCGGATAA